Below is a genomic region from Granulicella sp. L56.
TGGCGACTACGTGAGAGCCTGCTTCCAGCGTATCCAGCGTGGCGACTGAAGCCTGCGAATAGCTGGCCGTCTTGACGAGACCTACAGTGCCTTCGGACTTGAGACCGATTTCGGAGGCCAGCAACGGGTCGACAACGGTGATCTGGGTGCCTGTATCCAACATGAAATCAAATGGGCCTGCGCGATTGATCTTCACCGGAATCACGATCAAAGCACGCTGAATGAATCGCGGGGTAATACCATCGATGTTTCCCGGGCAGTGGTGCTCGGCCTGAAGCGCCGAGAGGTTTATCCCCAGCCCAACACATAGAAGCAATTGAATTGGGTATTTCATGTCGTCCTTCCGCTCAGGCGGCGATAGCTTCAGTCCCGGGTCAGGACGGCGGACAGCACGCCAAGGCGGTTCTCGCGGAGGTTGCGGGACAGATTGCCGACGATGGCTGGGAAGTCCGGACCCATCACGGCACTGAGGTTGGGTCCGGCTGGGGGCAAGCCGGTCATGGCTGCCTGAAACCAGTGGAGCGCGGCCTGGGTGTCGTCGCGCCAGAGGACCGCCTTGAACCCGGCTCGTTCCAGCGCGGCGCGGGTATCGCCTTCGCTGAGCAGGAAGCTGGTCGATGCGTCGCGCGCCCATGGAACGGGATACACGGTATCACCAACGCGAAGCACCAGATCATGGACGGCGAACCGGCCTCCCGGCATCAGGATTCGACGGACCTCGGCGTAGAGGGCGGAACGGTCGTCGACGTTCATCGCCACGTGTTGCAGAAAAACTGTATCGAACGCCGCGTCCTCGAAAGGCAGATCCAGGGCGTTGCCGACCTGGAACGTGGCGAGATCGGACAGCCCGCAGCGCTCCGTGAGATAGATGGCCGCGTCGATGAAGGCAGGGCTCAGGTCGACGCCTGTCACCCTGCAGCCGAAGGTCGCGGCGAGATAGCGCGCCGGGCCGCCGATGCCGCAGCCAAGATCCAGCACGCGCGTCGACGGCTCGAGTCCAGCCGCGTCGGCGAGTTCGGTGGTGGCGAGGATGCCCCGGGTATGGAACTGATCGAGTGGAGCGAGCTGAGCGACGGTCAGCGTGTCCCCTTC
It encodes:
- a CDS encoding cyclopropane-fatty-acyl-phospholipid synthase family protein, which gives rise to MTDTTTKVREHYRGTDLSDRIRSVLAAITPEGDTLTVAQLAPLDQFHTRGILATTELADAAGLEPSTRVLDLGCGIGGPARYLAATFGCRVTGVDLSPAFIDAAIYLTERCGLSDLATFQVGNALDLPFEDAAFDTVFLQHVAMNVDDRSALYAEVRRILMPGGRFAVHDLVLRVGDTVYPVPWARDASTSFLLSEGDTRAALERAGFKAVLWRDDTQAALHWFQAAMTGLPPAGPNLSAVMGPDFPAIVGNLSRNLRENRLGVLSAVLTRD